A genomic segment from Gopherus evgoodei ecotype Sinaloan lineage chromosome 6, rGopEvg1_v1.p, whole genome shotgun sequence encodes:
- the TMEM271 gene encoding transmembrane protein 271, which translates to MKWSVRGACAALSSCLLLACALSAAAVGLKCFSLGSELKGEPFRLGTAAGAFYSGLLLAAGLSLLGSALLCCRPPEGEAAGGGPQQQPAAGGRQNFLLLGVLVFMLGVLSAFAGAVIDGDTVSLVERKYSHYCGPAPGGGGGGGPRAAAGAALRCQKLRDYQRGLVLSTVFNALECLLGLLSLLLVRNYKAAQQRGLRRQRRRQQRPAPGGRRRRRRRGGGAGSRRAPRPSQGSIFSSEEPELSPADCPFQAVSYINVGVFHVFDEAGVEVHCGGHPSLELPGYSPMDPELNPSYPYCYPLPHEQPPAYEEIYPGEPGANSS; encoded by the coding sequence atgAAGTGGAGTGTCCGGGGAGCCTGCGCCGcgctctccagctgcctcctGCTCGCCTGCGCCCTCAGCGCCGCCGCCGTGGGCCTCAAGTGCTTCTCGCTGGGCTCGGAGCTCAAGGGGGAGCCCTTCCGCCTGGGCACCGCCGCCGGCGCCTTCTACTCGGGGCTGCTGCTGGCCGCCGGCCTCTCGCTGCTGGGCTCGGCGCTGCTCTGCTGCCGCCCGCCGGAGGGGGAGGCGGCGGGCGGGGGGCCGCAGCAGCAGCCCGCGGCGGGGGGCCGGCAGAACTTCCTGCTGCTCGGCGTGCTGGTCTTCATGCTGGGCGTGCTGAGCGCCTTCGCCGGGGCCGTCATCGACGGCGACACGGTGTCGCTGGTGGAGAGGAAGTACTCGCACTACTGCGGCCCGGCgccaggcggcggcggcggcgggggccCGCGGGCGGCGGCGGGCGCGGCGCTGCGCTGCCAGAAGCTGCGGGACTACCAGCGCGGCTTGGTGCTCTCCACCGTCTTCAACGCGCTCGAGTGCCTGctgggcctgctcagcctgctgctcgTGCGCAACTACAAGGCGGCCCAGCAGCGCGGGCTGCGCCGCCAGCGCCGCCGCCAGCAGCGCCCGGCCCCGGGCGGCAGGCGGCGGAGGCGGCGGCGCGGCGGCGGAGCGGGCAGCCGGCGGGCGCCGCGGCCGAGCCAGGGCTCCATCTTCTCCAGCGAGGAGCCCGAGCTGTCCCCCGCCGACTGCCCCTTCCAGGCCGTCTCCTACATCAACGTGGGCGTCTTCCACGTGTTCGACGAGGCCGGCGTGGAGGTGCACTGCGGCGGGCACCCGTCCCTGGAGCTGCCCGGCTACTCGCCCATGGACCCTGAGCTCAACCCCTCCTACCCCTACTGCTACCCGCTGCCCCACGAGCAGCCCCCGGCCTACGAGGAGATCTACCCGGGGGAGCCCGGCGCCAACAGCAGCTAG